From Bacteroidota bacterium, one genomic window encodes:
- a CDS encoding Hsp70 family protein yields the protein MRNKIDYGIDLGTTNSAIARMENGVPTIKKSETLKDTIPSCVHFNKRQDILVGDTAFNVMKNDNTRALKTFESGKTNTFIEFKRTMGTTHNYECSNMSKNLTPEELSAEVLKKLKSFIQDENLYSIVITVPAKFLNPQNEATMKAAKLAGFKHVQLLQEPVAAATAYGLTAKNKDSYWCVFDFGGGTFDAALVKSEEGILSVKDTDGDNWLGGKNLDEAIVDEIIIPNLQKSYSIDSIIADTYKRQILREAIKPFAEEIKIEMSFKDKINYISPLGSLPFEDENGEEPEIEVDLSESELERVLGPIFQKAIDITKGLLKRNNLKGSDLGALILVGGPTFSPILRRMLKEQITESVDTSVDPMTVVAKGAALFASTISVSDEVKEETRDKTKLQLDLKYEATSADIDEMLNLKVLKDKTTGKIPEKLFIVLDRTSKGVAWSSTQKEPSLDKVNLIQEIQLEKMKQILLQLY from the coding sequence ATGAGAAATAAGATTGATTACGGCATTGACCTCGGAACAACAAATTCAGCAATTGCAAGAATGGAAAACGGTGTTCCAACTATTAAGAAATCAGAAACCTTAAAGGATACGATTCCTTCTTGCGTTCACTTTAATAAACGGCAAGATATATTGGTTGGTGACACAGCTTTTAATGTAATGAAAAATGACAACACCAGAGCATTAAAAACATTTGAATCGGGAAAAACAAACACCTTCATTGAGTTCAAACGGACGATGGGAACAACGCATAACTACGAATGTTCCAATATGAGTAAAAATCTCACTCCTGAAGAATTATCAGCAGAAGTATTAAAAAAGCTAAAATCATTTATTCAAGATGAGAATCTTTATTCAATCGTAATAACTGTTCCTGCAAAATTTCTAAACCCACAAAATGAAGCGACAATGAAAGCTGCGAAATTAGCAGGTTTTAAACACGTTCAGTTATTGCAAGAACCGGTTGCTGCGGCAACCGCATATGGTTTAACAGCTAAAAATAAAGATAGTTATTGGTGTGTGTTTGATTTTGGCGGGGGAACATTTGATGCAGCTTTGGTTAAATCAGAAGAAGGTATACTTTCAGTAAAAGATACGGACGGTGATAATTGGTTAGGCGGTAAGAATTTAGATGAAGCAATTGTTGATGAAATAATAATACCAAACTTACAAAAGAGTTATTCAATTGATTCCATCATAGCAGATACATATAAAAGGCAAATCTTAAGAGAAGCTATTAAACCATTCGCTGAAGAAATTAAGATTGAAATGTCATTCAAAGACAAGATAAATTATATTTCACCTCTCGGTTCATTACCATTTGAAGATGAAAATGGAGAAGAACCTGAAATTGAAGTTGATTTGTCTGAGTCTGAACTTGAAAGAGTTTTAGGGCCAATATTTCAAAAAGCTATTGATATTACAAAAGGGTTATTGAAACGTAATAATTTGAAAGGTTCAGATTTAGGTGCTTTAATATTGGTTGGTGGTCCAACGTTTTCACCTATTTTGAGAAGAATGCTAAAGGAACAAATTACAGAAAGCGTAGATACTTCTGTTGATCCCATGACAGTTGTTGCCAAAGGTGCGGCTTTGTTCGCATCTACCATTTCAGTTTCTGATGAAGTAAAAGAAGAGACAAGAGATAAAACTAAACTACAATTAGACTTGAAATATGAAGCAACATCTGCTGATATTGATGAAATGCTAAATCTTAAGGTATTAAAAGATAAAACTACAGGTAAAATACCTGAAAAATTATTTATAGTACTTGACAGAACCAGCAAAGGTGTAGCTTGGTCGAGCACACAAAAAGAACCCTCTCTAGATAAGGTAAATCTAATTCAGGAAATTCAACTGGAAAAGATGAAGCAAATACTTTTGCAATTATATTAA
- a CDS encoding TerB family tellurite resistance protein, which yields METISFDKLLLKTAFCCMASDGHIDKREVALINSMCEKSPLFSNFNFHEEVNLLVNKINTSGKAFIQYYFDLLKTSTLTEEEELTLIDFALKTINADEQVEYSEIKFFKNIRHGLKVSDERILMQFPAIEQYIEEDIISVGFLDKITSQYFQTTELPQFDLIKNENDSNKNE from the coding sequence ATGGAAACAATTTCATTCGACAAACTTTTGCTTAAAACAGCTTTTTGCTGTATGGCATCAGATGGCCACATAGATAAAAGAGAAGTTGCCCTTATCAATTCGATGTGTGAAAAATCACCATTATTCAGCAATTTTAATTTTCACGAAGAAGTCAATTTGCTTGTAAATAAAATCAATACCAGTGGTAAAGCTTTTATTCAATACTATTTTGACTTATTAAAAACATCGACTTTAACGGAAGAAGAAGAATTGACATTGATCGACTTTGCTTTAAAAACAATCAACGCTGACGAGCAGGTTGAATATTCAGAAATTAAATTCTTTAAAAATATTAGGCACGGTTTGAAAGTAAGCGATGAGAGAATACTGATGCAATTTCCAGCTATTGAACAATATATAGAAGAAGATATTATATCAGTTGGTTTTCTGGATAAAATCACGAGTCAGTATTTTCAGACAACTGAATTACCTCAATTTGATTTAATCAAGAATGAGAATGACTCAAATAAAAATGAATAA